The following proteins are encoded in a genomic region of Xanthomonas citri pv. mangiferaeindicae:
- a CDS encoding 2-amino-4-hydroxy-6-hydroxymethyldihydropteridine diphosphokinase, with the protein MAIACLSLGSNLDPERHLRAAVDALRARFPALVVSQTYRFPAVGYDGADFLNAAATIETDLSPDALNAWLHALEDAHGRDRSGPRYSDRTLDIDIVLYDDRVLTGAGNLRIPRDELRHAFVLKPLAEIAPDLRHPVDGRTLAQLWAAHPDHDTTFARIDALSACLA; encoded by the coding sequence ATGGCCATCGCCTGCCTGAGCCTCGGCAGCAACCTCGATCCCGAACGTCATCTGCGCGCCGCGGTGGACGCGTTGCGCGCCCGCTTCCCCGCGCTTGTCGTGTCGCAGACCTACCGCTTTCCGGCGGTGGGCTACGACGGCGCCGATTTCCTCAATGCGGCCGCGACGATCGAGACCGACCTGTCGCCCGACGCACTCAACGCCTGGCTGCACGCGCTCGAGGACGCGCATGGGCGTGATCGCAGCGGCCCGCGCTACAGCGACCGTACGCTGGACATCGACATCGTGCTCTACGACGACCGGGTGCTGACGGGCGCCGGGAATCTGCGCATCCCGCGCGACGAACTGCGCCATGCCTTTGTGCTCAAGCCGCTGGCCGAGATCGCGCCCGACCTGCGCCACCCGGTCGATGGCCGCACGCTCGCGCAGCTGTGGGCCGCCCATCCCGACCACGACACGACATTCGCGCGCATCGACGCGCTGTCCGCATGCCTGGCCTGA